Proteins encoded in a region of the Trypanosoma brucei gambiense DAL972 chromosome 4, complete sequence genome:
- a CDS encoding cysteine peptidase, Clan CF, family C15,putative: MKPTKPLLYITGYGPFLEITENPSATIAQSVAEQVRQSGEADVHHETLDVNLEAVSKYFNRLNESVTAHLEATHPENRVLLVNVGLHSREKEKVLRLEVRAFNELEGNPIDDELPLSTCKDSAFVKGCKLETTTALIEELNAIERNGSDHHEKPRWIISYDAGRYYCNYALYRGVKMQEALNSRVFAVFLHIVASTVVCMEEQVAQVRMLVSHLLKHMEAVE; encoded by the coding sequence ATGAAGCCTACAAAACCACTACTTTACATAACGGGATACGGACCCTTCTTGGAAATAACGGAGAACCCCAGCGCCACCATTGCGCAAAGTGTAGCGGAACAGGTGAGACAAAGTGGCGAAGCGGATGTCCATCATGAAACACTAGACGTGAACTTAGAGGCCGTTTCCAAATATTTCAACCGCCTCAATGAATCCGTCACCGCTCATCTGGAAGCCACACATCCCGAGAATCGAGTACTTCTCGTCAACGTGGGCCTTCACAGTCGcgaaaaggagaaggtaTTGCGGCTGGAAGTGCGCGCCTTCAATGAACTGGAGGGAAACCCCATCGATGATGAGCTTCCCTTGAGTACATGCAAAGACAGTGCTTTCGTGAAGGGATGCAAGctcgaaacaacaacagcccTCATAGAGGAACTCAATGCGATTGAGAGAAATGGTAGCGATCATCACGAAAAGCCTCGTTGGATTATTTCTTACGACGCGGGGCGATATTACTGCAACTATGCACTGTACAGAGGCGTGAAGATGCAGGAAGCTCTAAACAGCCGCGTGTTTGCCGTGTTTTTGCACATTGTAGCATCCACTGTCGTGTGCATGGAAGAGCAGGTTGCGCAGGTCCGCATGCTTGTGTCGCACCTCTTGAAACACATGGAAGCAGTTGAATGA
- a CDS encoding T. brucei spp.-specific protein translates to MHSFVFPLFFFILFKERNKKNLFQTRLNHFSFGVGLKSRSAERISLLGELLCCISTTLFPSLNSTFPTIILIYIYLYLHINKSVVVAICGGVFSPPPPSFLLKLL, encoded by the coding sequence ATGCactcttttgtgtttccccttttttttttcattttatttaaagaaagaaataaaaagaatctTTTTCAAACCCGTTTGAACCATTTCTCATTTGGTGTAGGGCTGAAGTCAAGGTCTGCTGAACGCATTAGTTTGCTCGGGGAATTGTTGTGCTGCATTTCCACcactctcttcccttctctgaaTAGTACCTTCCCTACTATCATattaatttatatttatttatatttacatataaataaatctgttgttgttgccatttGTGGGggtgttttttcccccccccctccttctttccttttaaagTTGTTGTAG
- a CDS encoding 3-hydroxy-3-methylglutarate-CoA lyase, putative: MFRTLPLRSSIRMVECPRDAMQGLPHFIPTEQKIRYLKALLKCGFYALDCGSFVSPRAVPQMRDSTEVIANCWKTMQEEKAAPKLSVVVASLAGFKQALETPGVSVIGYPIGCCERFQQRNAKKSIAMSLDEIRNIKEATDAFNAQRSSNPVAPNEDVNGRELLIYISMAFGNPYGESHSIDLVENLVGELVASGARDISLADTTGVAQPPLIFDTFTQLRKKFPDVTFAGHFHSNAVEARGKIVAALDAGCTMIDSALCGMGGCPFAKDDGLVGNVATEVVVKALEERGVLPAALNKEQLKKCVLIKQEIFGVSVRDMLISQTLHDEKRFAALCQEHFKLYDVNDDGTLDYEGFRDSMIHVFAELGAPQPSEEKIRSSFAKVDIQNLGFITIDAYTMGARRLLVKRLASNTNTTTKNEERGEGVVEASSC, from the coding sequence ATGTTTCGAACGTTACCCTTGAGGTCAAGTATTCGCATGGTGGAGTGCCCGCGCGATGCGATGCAGGGCTTACCACATTTTATCCCAACAGAACAAAAGATACGGTACCTCAAAGCTCTCCTGAAGTGTGGCTTTTATGCTCTTGATTGTGGCTCTTTTGTGTCACCGCGAGCAGTTCCTCAAATGCGTGATAGCACCGAAGTTATCGCTAACTGTTGGAAAACTATgcaagaggaaaaggcagCGCCTAAGttgtctgttgttgttgcatcaCTCGCTGGGTTTAAGCAGGCATTGGAAACTCCGGGAGTGAGTGTCATTGGGTATCCGATTGGTTGCTGCGAGCGGTTTCAGCAACGTAATGCGAAAAAGAGCATTGCAATGTCCCTTGATGAAATTAGAAACATAAAGGAGGCCACAGATGCCTTCAATGCGCAACGAAGCTCAAACCCCGTGGCTCCCAATGAAGACGTCAATGGGAGGGAGCTTCTCATTTACATTTCTATGGCATTTGGTAATCCGTATGGCGAGTCGCACAGTATTGATTTAGTGGAAAATTTGGTAGGAGAACTTGTCGCATCGGGGGCGCGTGACATTAGTCTTGCTGACACCACTGGAGTAGCGCAACCGCCCCTCATATTTGACACCTTCACTCAATTACGGAAGAAATTCCCTGATGTAACATTTGCTGGACATTTTCACAGTAATGCGGTGGAGGCGAGAGGGAAAATTGTTGCAGCGCTGGATGCCGGTTGCACGATGATCGACAGCGCGCTGTGTGGTATGGGCGGTTGCCCATTCGCTAAAGATGACGGTCTTGTGGGAAATGTTGCGACggaggtggtggtgaaggCGCTTGAGGAGCGTGGCGTCCTCCCCGCTGCTCTCAATAAGGAGCAACTAAAGAAATGCGTCCTCATCAAACAGGAGATTTTTGGTGTGAGCGTGAGAGACATGTTGATTTCACAAACACTGCACGATGAGAAGCGGTTTGCGGCGTTATGCCAGGAGCACTTTAAGTTGTATGATGTTAACGACGATGGTACTTTGGATTATGAAGGATTTAGAGATAGTATGATTCATGTCTTTGCTGAATTGGGTGCACCACAGCCATCAGAGGAGAAAATACGCAGCAGTTTCGCGAAGGTTGATATCCAAAATCTTGGGTTTATTACAATTGACGCGTACACGATGGGTGCAAGGCGCTTACTCGTCAAGAGATTGGCttccaacaccaacacaacaactaagaatgaagaaaggggggaaggtgtCGTTGAAGCATCTTCCTGCTGA
- a CDS encoding ubiquitin carrier protein, putative: MTAIAMKRIAKDLNVLKTDISRSAPVVSLIAAVESENVYQWHIVARAPADSIYSSNSDEAQQKKKNAYRLSVIFTDDYPDKPPKVSFITNIYSPLVGEKGDVCERLTEKDWTPDQRATNVIMRVLNEVFSGYKNNDDYDLNHDARRCLKEEPEVFEKRAQCPF; the protein is encoded by the coding sequence atgACGGCAATTGCGATGAAACGGATTGCTAAAGATCTTAACGTTCTAAAGACGGACATTAGTCGTAGTGCTCCGGTGGTGTCTCTCATTGCCGCTGTTGAAAGTGAAAACGTTTATCAATGGCATATTGTGGCACGGGCTCCAGCCGACAGCATTTACAGCAGTAATAGTGATGAAGCacagcagaagaagaaaaatgcatatCGTCTTTCAGTAATATTCACAGACGATTACCCCGACAAGCCACCAAAGGTAAGTTTCATTACTAATATTTATAGTCCGCTTGTTGGGGAAAAGGGTGATGTGTGTGAGCGACTCACTGAAAAGGATTGGACACCAGACCAGCGTGCAACTAATGTTATTATGCGTGTCCTCAATGAGGTGTTTAGTGGATATAAAAACAATGACGATTATGATTTAAACCACGACGCACGCCGTTGTCTAAAGGAGGAACCAGAGGTATTCGAAAAGCGAGCTCAGTGTCCGTTTTAG